In a single window of the Pandoraea pulmonicola genome:
- the flhD gene encoding flagellar transcriptional regulator FlhD, with the protein MRNSETLNEIRELNLSYLVLAQRLIREDRAAAMFRLGISDQLADVLGSLTLAQLVKFAGSNQLLCRFRFDDHVILSSLTHGAKDVGMQQSHASILLAGQPVEQIG; encoded by the coding sequence ATGCGAAACAGCGAAACACTGAATGAGATTCGCGAGTTGAATCTCTCCTACCTTGTACTGGCTCAGCGCCTGATCCGCGAGGATCGCGCCGCGGCAATGTTCCGCCTGGGCATCAGCGATCAGCTTGCCGACGTGCTCGGCAGTCTCACTCTGGCTCAACTCGTCAAATTCGCGGGGTCGAACCAGCTCCTGTGCCGATTTCGATTCGACGACCACGTGATTCTCTCGAGCCTCACGCATGGCGCAAAAGACGTGGGTATGCAGCAGTCGCACGCCTCGATCCTGCTGGCGGGCCAACCCGTCGAACAGATCGGCTAA
- a CDS encoding Bcr/CflA family multidrug efflux MFS transporter: MSARYFRTVFVLGILSAIGSLSIDMYLPALPAIARELNTTDAAAQFTLASFFIGLGLGQLLHGPLADRFGRKRPLYAGLALYTLASAGCALALNIETLIVCRFVQALGGCACFVIARAMARDLFDTSTVARVLSRMTLIMGAAPILAPLAGGQLLLVVSWRWIFWGLTAFGAVCFAMSVYWLPETRAAARQARNWLATAWHNYGVLLCDREFMGNALAGGVAQAGMFAYITGSPFVFINLYGVDPANYGWLFGINACGIIGGSQINAHLLRTRRPADVLRRTNNLVAILGLLMLCVAALRIGGLPGLMVPLFAFVTSLGFSQPNAIAEALNRQHQRAGAAAALLGALQFVAASGAGAAVGLLHARSAVPMAAVIAVCGVLSWCLHTVLIRRAGSALPPAAGAA, encoded by the coding sequence ATGTCCGCCCGCTATTTCCGCACCGTCTTCGTACTCGGCATTCTGTCGGCCATCGGCTCGCTGTCGATCGACATGTATCTGCCCGCATTGCCGGCGATTGCGCGCGAACTGAATACGACGGACGCCGCGGCGCAGTTCACACTCGCGTCGTTCTTCATTGGGCTGGGTCTGGGGCAACTGTTGCATGGGCCGCTCGCCGACCGGTTCGGCCGCAAGCGCCCGCTCTACGCCGGCCTCGCGCTCTACACGCTCGCCTCGGCCGGTTGCGCGCTGGCGCTCAACATCGAAACGCTGATCGTCTGCCGCTTCGTCCAGGCGCTCGGCGGCTGTGCGTGCTTCGTGATCGCCCGTGCCATGGCGCGCGATCTGTTCGACACGAGCACCGTGGCGCGCGTGCTCTCGCGCATGACGCTGATCATGGGGGCGGCGCCCATCCTCGCGCCGCTCGCCGGCGGACAACTGCTGCTCGTCGTCAGCTGGCGCTGGATCTTCTGGGGACTGACGGCGTTCGGCGCGGTCTGCTTCGCCATGTCGGTCTACTGGCTGCCGGAGACACGCGCGGCGGCCCGACAGGCCCGCAACTGGCTCGCGACGGCATGGCACAACTATGGCGTCCTGCTGTGCGACCGCGAATTCATGGGCAACGCGCTGGCGGGTGGCGTCGCGCAGGCCGGCATGTTTGCCTACATCACTGGATCGCCGTTCGTCTTCATCAATCTCTATGGCGTCGATCCGGCGAACTATGGCTGGCTCTTCGGGATCAATGCGTGCGGCATCATCGGGGGTTCGCAGATCAACGCGCATCTGCTGCGCACCCGCCGGCCGGCCGACGTATTGCGGCGGACCAACAATCTGGTGGCCATCCTGGGCTTGTTGATGTTGTGTGTGGCGGCGCTGCGCATAGGCGGGCTGCCCGGTCTGATGGTGCCGCTCTTCGCCTTCGTGACGAGTCTCGGTTTCTCGCAGCCGAACGCCATCGCGGAAGCGCTCAACCGCCAGCACCAACGCGCTGGCGCGGCTGCGGCACTGCTCGGTGCGCTGCAGTTTGTTGCGGCGTCCGGCGCCGGTGCGGCGGTCGGCCTGTTGCACGCCCGCTCGGCCGTGCCGATGGCTGCCGTCATCGCCGTGTGCGGTGTCCTGTCGTGGTGCCTGCACACCGTGCTCATTCGCCGCGCGGGCTCGGCCTTGCCGCCGGCCGCCGGCGCAGCCTGA